One window of Tindallia californiensis genomic DNA carries:
- a CDS encoding response regulator: MKILIIEDSALYRKIHAKLLNKVLPDAELIAAGDGWEGYQLFEKEEPDYILLDLLMPVMSGVDFLRLLRDKYPATKSKVVVLSADVQRVVKEEVMALGVLEFIHKPFTEDKALYLSEVIRRSRDVE, from the coding sequence ATGAAAATACTTATTATCGAAGATTCTGCACTATATCGAAAAATTCATGCTAAACTTTTGAATAAGGTATTACCTGATGCAGAGTTAATTGCAGCAGGTGATGGATGGGAAGGGTATCAGTTATTTGAAAAGGAAGAACCGGATTATATTTTGTTGGATCTGCTAATGCCGGTAATGAGTGGTGTTGATTTTTTGAGGCTATTACGCGATAAGTATCCTGCGACTAAAAGCAAAGTCGTTGTTTTATCAGCTGATGTACAACGAGTGGTTAAAGAAGAAGTAATGGCACTTGGGGTCCTGGAGTTTATTCATAAACCCTTTACAGAAGATAAAGCTTTATACTTATCAGAAGTGATAAGGAGGAGTCGAGATGTTGAATGA